In the Commensalibacter nepenthis genome, GCGTCTATTTCTGGGGAATGGCAAGCGATTCAAATTATTCGCGCTAATCATTTTAGAACAGCCGATATTCGTCCGCTTGTTCGTCTGAATGTATCGATCATTACCGAAGAAGATGGACGCAGAGAAATTGGCTCTTATGGATGTGGTGGTCGTTATGGATATGATGAAATTACCCAGGAATCCCTTTGGAAATCAGCTGTAGACGAGGCTTTGCGTCAGTCTTTAGTCAATCAAAAAAGCAAACCTGCCCCTGCTGGGGAAATGGATGTTGTTTTAGGAGCTGGCTGGCCTGGAATTTTATTACATGAAGCGATTGGACATGGGCTTGAAGGTGATTTCAACCGTAAAGGCACCTCTGCTTTTGCGGGCTTGATGGGGCAACGCATTGCTGCCCCTGGTGTAACTGTCGTGGATGATGGTACGATTGCTAGTCGTCGTGGCAGCCTGAGCATCGATGATGAAGGAACCCCAACACAACGTACGACTTTAATTGAAGATGGAATTTTAACAGGATTTATTTATGATCGTCTCAATGCACGGTTAATGGGGAAACAATCCACAGGAAATGGACGCAGACAATCTTTTGCGTATACGCCTATTCCTCGTATGACCAACACCTTCATGATGGAAGGTCAAGATTCCCTTGACGATATGATTGCCAATACTAAACGTGGCATTTACGCGGTTAATTTTGGCGGTGGGCAAGTGGATATTACCTCTGGTAAATTTGTTTTTTCTACCTCTGAAGCCTATCTGATCGAAAATGGTCAAGTAACGCATCCTGTTAAAGGGGCAACCTTGATTGGCAATGGTCCTGATGCATTAACAAAAATTACCATGATTGGTAATAAAATGGAGCTTGATAGAGGCGTTGGTACTTGTGGCAAAGCAGGACAAGGGGTTCCCGTTGGCGTTGGACAACCAGCGCTTAAGATGTCAGGATTGACCGTTGGAGGAACTGACCTTTAATAATTGTCAATTCATAATCATAATAATATTGTCGATGTGAAAAATAGAGTGATGATGGGTTTTATAAATGCTTAACTTTTCGTCACTCTCGAATAGTCAGTTATTCTTTCGTGTGCTTTACTTCAATAGTTGACATTATTGTTCACACAGCAGATAATTTCCACATATTAATGTGTATAGTCTAGTATTTTATTTTCATTATTAGGTAATTCTTGATAATGTAAAACGGCTTGTATAATTCCATCCATTACCATTCTTGCAGCAAAGGGACGATAATGAATAGGATCCCAAAAGCTTGTCCTTTGTTGGGTAAAATGGTTTGGAATTGCAAAATCAATGACTGTGCTGTTCGGTGCAGTTCGTGCAACAGAGGCAATATACGCCTTGCATGACTTCCAACTTGTATCTGTCCACCCACCCTCTTTACCATAAAATTCAGCAGAAAACGGTGGAATAATAATAATTTTAATAGTCTCTTTGGGCAGCTTATCGATCATTCGCTTTAATCTAGGCAGGGCAGGATGAACGGGGATACGACCATTGGGTGATGAGTTATCTTCTTGGGTCCACTCTGCAAAAGTTTTGTTGACTTTGCTAGGATCATAGACAGAGGATATTGGTAGCAAAGGCGTATAGCCATCAGACCCATAACGCTGTTTTTTTAACCCGATTAACCATGCAAATTGATTGACTGCCTCTTGCAGTGCATATTGGTTCGCCATTTTTAAATATCCAATCCATACAGATCCTTCGTACATCCATAAAGGCATTGGTCTTGCAGAATGCTGTGGGTCTTCAAAGCACCATATATTATCGGTATTAAAAATCATGACTTTTGGATTGGGATGATGTTTAAAGAAAAGATTGAGCATCTTTTCTTGTTCCCAAGGTGTAGAAGCATTCATCGACAAATTGACAAAGTGCGCGTTAAAAGCTGGGTTAAGGATCGCAGGTTGTAAAGGACGGCTGGTAGAGGTGCCAAGAATAGCCGAATCAAATTTGGTATCGATGGCTAATGCGGGGAAGCTGTAGCGTGCATTGGTGGAAATAGGAATACGATGAAATGGAGGAGACAATGGCAGCATTCCCCATGGATCGACAATGATGATAAACAACCAAACTAACAATGTTGCGCCACCAGTAATGCCAAGAAAAATAAAAGCAAATTTACGCCAAGAATTAGAAACGGAAGTAGATGAAGGCATCAGGAATGCGTCCCCCAATCAAAAGAATGAAAAATGCAGCCGCAATGCCTCCAACAATGGCAATCCATTTCGAAGGACGTAGATAATTATTGATTAAATTTTGGCTGGCAGGGCAAAATAATACTAATAAGATAGCCAGATAAAAAATGATATTATGACGGATTCTATAGGTTCCAAAGCCATTTAATCCGATCATTGATTGCCAAATATGAGCTGCGGTTAAAAAACTTTCAGCACGAAACAACACCCAGCTAAATATCAAAAATAACAAGGTAACGATCCAAGCAATTGGCTTTGGCAAAGCGAAAGGTGCAATTTTCTTCCATCCATGATTAATTGTTAATCCAACGCCATGCATTCCTCCCCATGCGATAAAACTCCATCCAGCACCATGCCATAATCCTGCCAGTAGCATCGTGGTGATTAAGTTGCCACTTTGTCGAACAGGGCCACATCGATTGCCACCTAATGGAATATAAAGATAATCTTTAAGGAAACGAGATAATGTCATATGCCAACGTCGCCAGAATTCTTGTAGATTATGAGATTGATATGGGGCATTGAAATTATAAGGAAGTTGTAAACCAAATAGCAACGCAGTACCAATAGCCATATCTGAATAACCAGAGAAATCAAAAAAGATTTGTAAGCTATATGCAATCGCAGCAACCCATGCTTCGGTGATATTTAAAAGATGTCCTTGTGCGGCTTGATCGAACAAGGGATTACAGGTCATTGCAATACTCTCAGCAATGCCTGCTTTTTTAACCAAGCCGATCAGGATTAAACACAGCCCTTTGCTGATATTTTCCCATAATTGAGGATTAACAGGATTTTTCTCAAATTGAGGGATAATCTCATTATGGCGGACAATAGGCCCAGAAATAAGTTGCGGAAAGAACGTCACAAATTCAAAAAAATCAACAAGGTTATAAATATGTTTATCGCCTCGCCTTAAATCGATCAAGTAAGAGATTTTTTGAAAGACAAAGAATGAAATCCCCAATGGCATGATAATATTCCATGGGGTATGATGAATCCCGAACAAATGATCAATATTCTCAGTAAAGAAATTGGCATATTTAAAGAAACCCAGCATGGCAAGATTCAAAATTACACCGCTTGTTAGCCAGATTTTATTTAAATTCTTGCTGTATTGGCATGCAATTGCCCAATTAATCAACGTCAGTAAAATTAAGAAAGGGACAAAGTGCCAATTCCACATACCATAAAATATTAAAGAGGCTGTGATAATAATCAGCTGTCTTGCCATTCTGACTTGAGCAAAGCTATAAAAAGCAATAAGGAAAAGAGGAAGAAATAGAATTAGAAATTCTTGCGTGCTAAATAACATGGACTCATTTCATTGGAATTGAAAACTATAGTTCTTCTTTTAGCTGAATGTTGGCATGGTTGATGATCTGATCTTCATTTAAAAGATAAAGCGTATCAAGTAAAGCCATTTGCAAACTTCCTGGACCTTTGGCATGTTGCGTTGCAATATCTCCGGCTATACCAATTAAAGCCATAGCATGTGCTGATGCTGCTAAATTATTTGTTTCTACGGCTAAACATGCGGCAGTTATGGCGGTTGGGCTGCATCCTGATCCTGTTACCTTGGTCATCATAATATGTCCATTATGATTTTCTATGACCTGATAACCATCAGTAATATAGTCTGTTATCCGCTAATTGATACGATGGTTTGACAAGATAAAGCCAATTTTTTTGCCGCTTCTAAGGCTTGTTAAGGCGGGGCTTTACTATCAACGCCTTGACCACTATGATGGGACGCTTGCTGCGTATATAACGCATATAAAGCGACCAATTCCTACATTTAATGTAAATGGAGAATGGGGATATTTAAGAATTTCAGTAAATCCACTGTCTTACTTCCGAAAACCATATTATAAAGCGAATTATTTTCAAATGCACCCATAAATAAAATATCGATACATTGTTCCTGCACAGTACGGATAACGGTATCCTCAATATTTCCGCCCCCTAAAATAAAAGAGGAAATGACCTTATATCCAGCATCTGCCAAGGTATGATGCGCCCAATCCAATTCCTCTTGGCGTTCGTCGGTTTGATTGCCCGACATGATCAAATATAAAGGGATAGATAAACAGTATTTTTCTTGTGCTAGATGTTTTACAAGACGTTTAGAAATCTCGCTGCCACTGAATGCCAACATACTATTCTTGGGTGTCTTAAACTCTTCAGCAATCGTTAAAATCGGTTTATGCAGAGTACGCATAATTTGTTGAATACTTTTACCAATAACCTCTTGATGTTTTTGGGTTTGTTCACCTCGTCTGCCCATGACTAACAAATCAATTTTTGACTCATATTGAATAATCTTTTCAATAAAATAGCCATATTCTTCATGGATGCCCAATAATGATGGTTCTACACCATTTTCCAAGGCGCGTTTATAATAGGTATTTAATAGTTGGCGACGAGGGGTTTTTTGATTAATGTTATTTGTTTCATTTGGGGATGGACAATCGCCAATATGAAGTAACTCTAGCGGTTTGTTTAAAGTATTTGCAAACCAAGCAGCATAATCGGTTACGTAAGCAGAGTAGGTTGATTGATCGATACAAGCAACGATTTTCGTGTTTTCCATAAAGATATTCCTACCCTTCGTTATTGTAGAATTTATTGTTACCCATAATACGTAAATTAATCAAATATATTCATTGTTTATTATATAAAATTACTTGGGTGTTGCTAAAATAAATAGTGGTTCATCAGTTTATAAAAAAGAGCTATCCAGTTTATTGGAATAGCTCTTGTTGTATTAAGTCATTTTGTAATCAACACCAGGTTGTTTTAATCGAATAAAATAAGTCAGGACAGCAGCAAAATAATATAAAAGTCCATAAATAATAAAGACCCCATAATTCCCAAAACCAATAAAGTAAATAACAGATACTAAGGCATTCCCAAGGAATTGGCTCAGACCTCCCCCAAGGTTTTGAATAGAAACAGCAGCTCCTTTTCTTTCGGGGGCTAACATTGGAAAAATAGCCCCCATTGGAACAAAGGAGGTAATGGTTAATGCAAAAAAGAGCATTGCTGCGATACTAGCGTAAACATTTCCTGGAAATAAGGTTGGAATATAATACAATAAGATGGTTGCTGTTCCACAACCAACAAATC is a window encoding:
- a CDS encoding hydroxyethylthiazole kinase, yielding MTDYITDGYQVIENHNGHIMMTKVTGSGCSPTAITAACLAVETNNLAASAHAMALIGIAGDIATQHAKGPGSLQMALLDTLYLLNEDQIINHANIQLKEEL
- the tldD gene encoding metalloprotease TldD, which gives rise to MTDSINALTMTDDLFFNSASSQLDRNKTEKSVHNTLNGMDDGELFLEYCESEMISIDDGTIRTATTDITSGFGLRSVLDTETGFAHSNELNDQALTRAGETVSQLKMGRSGTMSDNPIATNQRLYHPENPLQQGSFSARAHLLHEIDAYARGKDKRVVQVSASISGEWQAIQIIRANHFRTADIRPLVRLNVSIITEEDGRREIGSYGCGGRYGYDEITQESLWKSAVDEALRQSLVNQKSKPAPAGEMDVVLGAGWPGILLHEAIGHGLEGDFNRKGTSAFAGLMGQRIAAPGVTVVDDGTIASRRGSLSIDDEGTPTQRTTLIEDGILTGFIYDRLNARLMGKQSTGNGRRQSFAYTPIPRMTNTFMMEGQDSLDDMIANTKRGIYAVNFGGGQVDITSGKFVFSTSEAYLIENGQVTHPVKGATLIGNGPDALTKITMIGNKMELDRGVGTCGKAGQGVPVGVGQPALKMSGLTVGGTDL
- a CDS encoding MBOAT family O-acyltransferase; this encodes MLFSTQEFLILFLPLFLIAFYSFAQVRMARQLIIITASLIFYGMWNWHFVPFLILLTLINWAIACQYSKNLNKIWLTSGVILNLAMLGFFKYANFFTENIDHLFGIHHTPWNIIMPLGISFFVFQKISYLIDLRRGDKHIYNLVDFFEFVTFFPQLISGPIVRHNEIIPQFEKNPVNPQLWENISKGLCLILIGLVKKAGIAESIAMTCNPLFDQAAQGHLLNITEAWVAAIAYSLQIFFDFSGYSDMAIGTALLFGLQLPYNFNAPYQSHNLQEFWRRWHMTLSRFLKDYLYIPLGGNRCGPVRQSGNLITTMLLAGLWHGAGWSFIAWGGMHGVGLTINHGWKKIAPFALPKPIAWIVTLLFLIFSWVLFRAESFLTAAHIWQSMIGLNGFGTYRIRHNIIFYLAILLVLFCPASQNLINNYLRPSKWIAIVGGIAAAFFILLIGGRIPDAFIYFRF
- a CDS encoding universal stress protein → MENTKIVACIDQSTYSAYVTDYAAWFANTLNKPLELLHIGDCPSPNETNNINQKTPRRQLLNTYYKRALENGVEPSLLGIHEEYGYFIEKIIQYESKIDLLVMGRRGEQTQKHQEVIGKSIQQIMRTLHKPILTIAEEFKTPKNSMLAFSGSEISKRLVKHLAQEKYCLSIPLYLIMSGNQTDERQEELDWAHHTLADAGYKVISSFILGGGNIEDTVIRTVQEQCIDILFMGAFENNSLYNMVFGSKTVDLLKFLNIPILHLH